The following proteins are encoded in a genomic region of Arachis stenosperma cultivar V10309 chromosome 4, arast.V10309.gnm1.PFL2, whole genome shotgun sequence:
- the LOC130977024 gene encoding uncharacterized protein LOC130977024 isoform X2: MERREKKAVKATVPKFGAWEKKAGGAPTDYSMVFGQVREKKKNQKTDLSEVRRLSLGNETNHHFHPYRARALLASEEPPLPPPPAVKSLIF, encoded by the exons ATGGAGAGACGAGAG AAGAAAGCAGTAAAGGCAACGGTGCCGAAGTTTGGAGCGTGGGAGAAAAAGGCAGGAGGAGCGCCTACAGATTATTCAATGGTGTTTGGTCAAGTTcgtgaaaagaagaagaatcaaaAGACAGATTTGAGTGAAGTGAGGCGTTTAAGCCTTGGGAATGAAACAAATCATCACTTCCATCCCTATCGTGCACGTGCTCTTCTTGCTAGTGAAGaacctcctcttcctcctcctcctgcT GTAAAGTCTTTGATTTTCTAA
- the LOC130977024 gene encoding uncharacterized protein LOC130977024 isoform X1, whose translation MERREKKAVKATVPKFGAWEKKAGGAPTDYSMVFGQVREKKKNQKTDLSEVRRLSLGNETNHHFHPYRARALLASEEPPLPPPPANLQRRKSGVNNYFSCCSSSPDIVRA comes from the exons ATGGAGAGACGAGAG AAGAAAGCAGTAAAGGCAACGGTGCCGAAGTTTGGAGCGTGGGAGAAAAAGGCAGGAGGAGCGCCTACAGATTATTCAATGGTGTTTGGTCAAGTTcgtgaaaagaagaagaatcaaaAGACAGATTTGAGTGAAGTGAGGCGTTTAAGCCTTGGGAATGAAACAAATCATCACTTCCATCCCTATCGTGCACGTGCTCTTCTTGCTAGTGAAGaacctcctcttcctcctcctcctgcT aATTTACAGAGGAGAAAAAGTGGTGTGAATAACTATTTCAGTTGCTGCTCATCAAGTCCTGATATTGTACGTGCTTGA